One window from the genome of Parachlamydiales bacterium encodes:
- the nusB gene encoding transcription antitermination factor NusB, translating into MSLPPQKMREVVFQLLFSLDIDAQNPSAVVAFIGKELAVSKKYVLQALDKANAILQNKEDLDKRIAAISVSYVLERIQKVEINILRLGAYEILFDNEIPPKVAIAEGMRLAKKFSTPESASYINAVLDSIYKQSEGKSVDVTEITKSVKAMEEIEAISEEASHQALPPSNDDENKDDENVDF; encoded by the coding sequence GTGAGTCTCCCCCCGCAAAAAATGCGTGAAGTCGTCTTTCAACTTCTTTTTAGCCTTGACATAGATGCCCAAAACCCCTCTGCCGTGGTAGCTTTCATCGGCAAAGAGTTGGCTGTCTCCAAAAAGTACGTTCTGCAAGCTTTAGATAAAGCAAATGCGATACTTCAGAATAAAGAGGACTTGGATAAGCGTATAGCTGCAATCTCAGTATCTTACGTTTTAGAACGTATCCAAAAAGTAGAAATCAATATCTTACGCCTTGGCGCATACGAAATACTTTTCGACAACGAAATACCCCCTAAGGTTGCTATTGCGGAAGGCATGCGCCTAGCAAAAAAATTCAGCACGCCTGAATCCGCTTCTTATATCAACGCCGTCTTAGACTCCATTTACAAGCAGAGTGAAGGTAAGTCTGTCGACGTAACAGAAATAACTAAAAGCGTAAAAGCAATGGAAGAAATTGAGGCAATTTCCGAAGAAGCCTCTCACCAAGCACTGCCGCCATCAAATGACGACGAAAATAAAGACGACGAAAACGTGGATTTCTAG
- the queF gene encoding NADPH-dependent 7-cyano-7-deazaguanine reductase QueF (Catalyzes the NADPH-dependent reduction of 7-cyano-7-deazaguanine (preQ0) to 7-aminomethyl-7-deazaguanine (preQ1) in queuosine biosynthesis), whose amino-acid sequence MSYKNVLHDSPLSKSEAYPSSYDPSLLFPVARQLQREGLSLGSKLPFTGVDIWNAYEISWLDPKGKPVMAVGEFTFPCTTTNIIESKSLKLYLNSLNETRFNSLEEVVEIIRRDLTQAAGGKCIVVLKKHHAWIGTPWTHCEGTCIDDINVDIDTYKLDSNLLKVGTGSTKESLYSHLLKTNCPITNQPDWATMFVHYVGPQIDHASLLRYLISYRLHQDFHEHCAESIFTDILNHCKPSKLTVYLRYTRRGGLDINPYRTNEESLPANLRLFRQ is encoded by the coding sequence ATGTCATATAAAAATGTTTTACATGATTCTCCATTAAGCAAATCAGAAGCTTATCCCTCAAGCTACGATCCCAGCTTGCTTTTTCCTGTGGCGCGTCAACTGCAGCGTGAAGGATTAAGTTTAGGTTCGAAACTTCCCTTTACCGGTGTGGATATTTGGAATGCCTATGAAATTTCTTGGCTAGATCCCAAAGGTAAACCTGTAATGGCAGTAGGGGAATTCACTTTTCCTTGCACAACGACAAATATTATCGAGTCAAAATCACTGAAGTTGTATTTGAATTCCTTGAATGAAACCAGATTCAACTCGCTAGAAGAAGTTGTGGAAATCATCCGACGCGATCTTACCCAAGCAGCGGGTGGCAAGTGCATCGTAGTCTTAAAAAAGCATCATGCGTGGATAGGAACTCCTTGGACACATTGTGAAGGAACGTGTATTGACGATATTAATGTGGATATCGATACCTATAAACTCGATAGCAACTTATTGAAAGTCGGAACGGGTAGTACTAAGGAAAGTCTTTATTCTCATCTCCTGAAGACGAATTGTCCTATTACCAATCAGCCCGATTGGGCCACAATGTTTGTCCATTACGTCGGTCCGCAGATCGACCATGCTTCGCTATTGCGCTACCTGATCTCATATCGTTTGCATCAGGACTTTCATGAACATTGTGCAGAGTCCATTTTCACAGACATATTAAACCATTGCAAGCCAAGTAAACTTACTGTTTATTTGCGCTATACCCGCCGTGGTGGATTAGACATCAATCCTTATCGCACTAACGAAGAGAGTCTCCCTGCAAATTTGCGCCTATTCCGTCAGTAA
- a CDS encoding aconitate hydratase, which produces MLFDLPLMQNFYSTLPEKIRKTRELLKRPLTLTEKILYSHLDQWPEIPYVNGKSYVDFRPDRVAMQDATAQMALLQFMSAGRKTVAVPSTVHCDHLIQAEEGAVPDLERAEHESSEVFQFLQSVSSKYGIGFWKPGAGIIHQVVLENYAFPGGLMIGTDSHTPNAGGLGMLAIGVGGADAVDVMAGMSWELKFPKTIGVRLSGKMCTWTSAKDVILHLAGILTVKGGTGYIIEYFGSGAEEISCTGKGTICNMGAEIGATTSVFPYDQRMNDYLKATGRAEVAQLADKVSAHLRADDEVLSNPTSYYDQIIDIDLNTLEPHINGPYSPDKAWKLSEFAQAVKDNNYPDKISVALIGSCTNSSYEDIQRAASIARQAIRHQIKSKSPLTITPGSEQIHATIARDGLLKELEEIGGLVLANACGPCIGQWKRHDVTYGEKNSILTSYNRNFSGRNDANPGTHSFVASPEIVIALSLAGKLTFNPETDTLMNNEGMPVKLDPPSGDELPKNGFEQGESGYVAPAEDGSGVQVIVKPDSDRLQLLEPFKPWEGTDLENLQLLVKAFGKCTTDHISPAGKWLKFRGHLDNISNNLFIGAVNAFREEIGKGKNNLTQKIEGFSDIARSYKSGNLGWIAVGDENYGEGSSREHAAMEPRFLGARAIIVKSFARIHETNLKKQGMLALTFANPADYEKIREDDVFAIRGLKTFAPGKPLQLEILHSDSKSETINLNHTFNESQIAWFKAGGALNLARGK; this is translated from the coding sequence ATGTTATTTGACCTTCCACTCATGCAAAACTTCTATAGCACGCTACCTGAAAAAATTAGAAAAACCCGTGAACTTCTTAAACGACCGCTTACGCTCACTGAAAAGATTCTTTATTCCCATTTAGACCAATGGCCGGAGATTCCCTATGTCAATGGCAAATCTTACGTAGACTTCAGACCGGATAGAGTGGCGATGCAGGATGCAACAGCGCAGATGGCTTTGCTCCAATTTATGAGCGCAGGCAGAAAAACTGTAGCGGTACCCTCAACCGTCCATTGCGACCATTTAATCCAAGCTGAAGAGGGGGCTGTTCCTGATTTGGAAAGGGCTGAGCACGAAAGCAGTGAAGTATTCCAGTTCCTGCAAAGTGTATCTAGCAAATATGGGATAGGCTTTTGGAAGCCAGGTGCAGGAATTATTCACCAGGTTGTTCTAGAAAACTACGCTTTCCCGGGCGGTTTGATGATCGGTACCGATTCTCACACACCCAATGCCGGCGGATTAGGCATGCTGGCTATCGGCGTCGGCGGTGCCGACGCGGTGGATGTTATGGCGGGAATGTCCTGGGAACTGAAGTTTCCGAAAACTATCGGTGTACGCTTAAGTGGAAAAATGTGCACGTGGACCTCTGCCAAAGATGTTATCCTGCATTTGGCAGGGATTTTAACCGTCAAAGGCGGAACTGGATATATCATAGAATATTTTGGATCCGGCGCGGAAGAAATCTCCTGTACAGGCAAAGGGACGATTTGCAATATGGGCGCTGAAATTGGCGCGACAACATCAGTCTTTCCATATGACCAAAGGATGAATGACTATTTAAAGGCAACGGGCCGCGCAGAAGTAGCTCAATTAGCTGATAAGGTCAGCGCACATTTAAGAGCTGATGACGAAGTTCTAAGCAATCCCACATCTTACTATGACCAGATCATTGATATCGATCTGAATACTTTAGAACCACATATCAACGGTCCCTACTCTCCTGATAAAGCATGGAAACTTTCCGAGTTTGCACAAGCTGTCAAAGACAACAATTATCCTGATAAGATTTCCGTAGCTTTAATCGGTTCTTGTACGAATTCAAGTTATGAAGACATACAACGCGCTGCAAGTATTGCCCGCCAAGCAATCCGCCATCAGATAAAATCTAAATCTCCTCTCACTATTACACCCGGATCAGAGCAGATTCATGCTACGATAGCACGCGACGGCCTTTTAAAAGAGCTGGAGGAAATTGGGGGCTTGGTCCTAGCAAATGCTTGCGGTCCATGCATCGGACAGTGGAAAAGACATGATGTCACCTATGGCGAAAAAAACTCCATCCTGACTTCATACAACCGTAATTTCTCGGGCCGAAACGATGCCAACCCCGGGACACACTCTTTTGTTGCTAGCCCTGAAATAGTGATTGCTTTGTCTTTAGCCGGGAAGTTGACCTTCAATCCAGAGACAGACACCTTGATGAATAATGAAGGGATGCCTGTCAAACTTGATCCTCCTAGCGGTGATGAACTCCCTAAAAATGGCTTTGAACAGGGCGAATCTGGATATGTTGCGCCGGCGGAAGATGGCAGTGGTGTACAAGTAATCGTTAAGCCTGACAGCGATAGACTGCAATTGTTAGAACCATTTAAACCTTGGGAAGGGACTGATTTAGAAAATCTTCAGCTTCTGGTAAAGGCTTTTGGAAAATGCACTACCGATCATATTTCTCCTGCAGGAAAATGGTTAAAATTTCGAGGACATTTGGATAACATTTCAAATAATTTATTTATCGGTGCAGTCAATGCTTTCCGTGAGGAAATAGGGAAGGGTAAGAATAACCTTACCCAGAAAATTGAAGGCTTTTCTGATATTGCACGCTCCTATAAAAGTGGAAATTTAGGATGGATTGCCGTTGGAGATGAAAATTATGGCGAAGGCTCCTCCCGCGAACATGCTGCTATGGAACCACGTTTCCTAGGTGCGCGCGCTATAATAGTAAAATCTTTTGCGCGAATTCACGAAACAAACCTTAAGAAACAAGGGATGCTTGCTTTGACCTTTGCAAATCCAGCAGATTACGAGAAAATCCGCGAGGATGATGTCTTTGCTATAAGAGGTTTGAAAACATTTGCTCCGGGCAAGCCACTTCAACTTGAAATTTTACATTCTGATAGCAAATCCGAGACAATCAATTTAAACCATACATTCAATGAAAGCCAAATTGCGTGGTTTAAAGCTGGTGGTGCACTGAATTTAGCGAGGGGTAAGTAA
- a CDS encoding NUDIX hydrolase — protein sequence MSQPPSENNFPIPVVIQSDVIFHDFVKVRKDILERRDGKHYRYYTLEVLGSAALVLAKTTDGLFVITKEYRHPAEKTLLSLAGGYIDKGENPLEAAKRELLEETGYTAENFVILGASYPYAGISSQKIYYIYADNARHVQAPQLEISEQIEVHPMTYQTFKSLAIEGSPIDGNLLTAFSWLNINNMN from the coding sequence ATGTCACAGCCCCCTTCTGAGAACAATTTCCCCATTCCCGTAGTAATACAAAGCGACGTAATATTTCATGATTTCGTAAAAGTACGCAAAGATATCTTAGAGCGCAGGGATGGGAAACACTACCGTTACTATACTCTAGAAGTCCTAGGCTCTGCGGCCTTAGTGCTGGCCAAAACAACGGATGGCCTCTTCGTCATCACCAAAGAGTACCGTCATCCGGCAGAGAAAACGCTTTTAAGCTTAGCAGGGGGATATATTGATAAGGGAGAAAACCCTTTGGAAGCTGCTAAAAGAGAGCTATTGGAAGAAACAGGTTATACTGCAGAGAATTTTGTCATATTAGGAGCTTCCTACCCTTATGCAGGTATTAGCAGTCAGAAAATCTATTATATTTATGCCGATAATGCGCGACACGTTCAGGCACCTCAACTCGAAATTAGCGAGCAAATTGAAGTCCACCCGATGACCTATCAGACCTTTAAATCCTTAGCGATCGAAGGCAGCCCTATCGACGGCAACTTGTTAACAGCTTTTAGTTGGTTGAATATCAACAATATGAATTGA